The following coding sequences are from one Lolium rigidum isolate FL_2022 chromosome 6, APGP_CSIRO_Lrig_0.1, whole genome shotgun sequence window:
- the LOC124668034 gene encoding tyrosine--tRNA ligase 1, cytoplasmic-like, which produces MDLSPAPGASTAAEVVVAASVDPSLAPDASTAAEVAAAVSDERFALLMSIGEECIQTDELRLLLQNKEKAFPICYDGFEPSGRMHIAQGIVKTINVNKMIRAGCKVKIWIADWFAQLNNKMGGDLEKIQTVGRYMIEIWKAAGMNLDGVEFLWSSEEINKRADEYWTLVMDIARRNKVKRITRCCTIMGRADNEELTAAQIFYPCMQCADIFFLKADICQLGMDQRKVNMLAREYCDDIKRKHKPIILSHHMLPGFKEGQEKMSKSDPSSAIFMEDDEAQVNLKIKQAFCPSNIVEGNPCLEYIKYIVFPWFERFVVDRKEKNGGNKTFLSMDDLITDYASGALHPADVKPALAKAINEILKPVRDHFNTSKEAKNLLNTVKMYRVSS; this is translated from the exons ATGGATCTTTCCCCGGCTCCCGGCGCCTCCACGGCCGCCGAGGTCGTCGTCGCCGCGTCAGTGGACCCTTCCCTTGCTCCCGACGCCTCCACCGCAGccgaggtcgccgccgccgtgtcA GACGAGCGGTTCGCCCTGCTGATGAGCATCGGCGAGGAGTGCATTCAGACCGATGAGCTCAGGCTGCTGCTGCAGAACAAGGAAAAAGCCTTCCCCATCTGCTACGACGGGTTCGAGCCCTCCGGCCGCATGCACATCGCCCAG GGTATTGTGAAGACAATCAACGTTAACAAGATGATCAGAGCAGGATGCAAGGTAAAAATCTGGATAGCAGACTGGTTTGCTCAGCTAAACAACAAGATGGGTGGCGACCTAGAAAAAATCCAGACAGTCGGACGCTACATGATTGAAATATGGAAAGCAGCTGGTATGAATCTCGATGGTGTTGAATTCTTATGGTCTTCAGAAGAAATCAACAAGCGTGCAGATGAATACTGGACACTTGTGATGGACATTGCCAGGAGAAATAAGGTCAAGAGAATAACGAG GTGTTGTACGATCATGGGCCGTGCTGACAACGAGGAATTGACTGCTGCACAGATATTCTACCCTTGCATGCAGTGTGCTGATATATTCTTCCTGAAG GCTGACATATGCCAGTTGGGCATGGACCAAAGGAAGGTTAACATGTTAGCAAGGGAATATTGCGATGACATAAAAAGGAAGCACAAACCAATTATTCTGTCACATC ATATGCTCCCTGGGTTCAAAGAAGGTCAGGAGAAGATGTCAAAGAGTGATCCATCATCGGCTATCTTTATGGAAGATGACGAG GCTCAGGTAAATTTAAAGATAAAGCAAGCTTTCTGCCCATCCAACATTGTCGAGGGTAATCCGTGCCTTGAGTACATCAAGTACATCGTTTTCCCTTGGTTTGAAAGGTTCGTCGTGGATCGGAAGGAAAAAAATGGCGGTAACAA GACATTTTTAAGCATGGATGACCTCATTACTGATTATGCGAGTGGTGCTTTGCATCCTGCCGATGTTAAACCTGCTTTGGCCAAAGCGATTAACGAAATATTGAAg CCGGTTCGTGACCACTTCAACACCAGCAAGGAAGCTAAAAATCTCCTCAACACTGTTAAG ATGTACAGAGTAAGCAGTTGA